AGTCATCGACAGGAGCCGCATTGTTGGCAAAGGGCGTTCAGGCAAGGAAGTGGGCGCAGGGCGGTGCGGGTTCACCGTTCAAGCCCGGTGACGCCGCATGGATGCCCTTTGCCAACAACCCTTCGGGCAAGGGCGGCAGCCGTCGGGATGCTGCGTCAAGCTCCTCGACCTTGGGGCCACCAGATATCAGTTCGTCTCGCGTATCGGCGAAGCCGATACCGAGAGGGCCTTCGTCGCTTTCCTTGCCTCCCTCGGCTGGCGCCCCTGTGCGGCCCTCAGCCATGACTTGGACACGCTCCTAGACCCATGCCCCGAACCGCCCAACCCACCCGCGACCGCATCATCGAAGCCGCCAGCAAGCTCTTCTACAGCGAGGGCATCGGCGGCGTCAGTGTCGATGCGGTGGCCGAGCGGGCCGGGGTGACCAAGCGCACCCTCTACTACCACTTCCTCAGCAAGGACGATCTCATCGCCGCCTATCTGGAGGGCCGTGACCAGCCGAACCTGGCCCTCATGGCGCGCTGGTTCAAGGAGGCCGAGGGAGGCCCTGCGACGAAGGCGCAGGCCATCTTTATTCACCTCGCCAAGGCCGCCCGCCATCCGAAATGGAAGGGTTGCGGCTTCTTGCGCACCATCGCTGAATTGGCGGCCATGCCCGGGCATCCAGCCGTCAAGATCGGCGCCCGCCACAAGCGGAGTTTCGAGACTTGGCTGGCCCGGGAATTCGCGGATCAGGGTGAGGACACTGCGGCCGAATTGGCTCGGCACATTGTGATTCTGCTGGATGGGGCCTTCTCAGCGGCTTTGACCCATCGGGATGCCGCCTACCTGGAGGCCGCAGGCCGCGCCGCCAATCAACTGGTGGCTTCAGCTCAGGCCGGACGGAAACGACGACGCTGAGGGGCCTTCAGCGTGCGGGCGGGATGGAGAGGACCGGTGAGGGGCGGCTGGGGTCTTGCTGCATGAAGGCGTAGAGTTCGCGATGCTGGCGTTTGTCCGTGGCCTTGAATTCCAGGCGGACCTTCTTAGCCACTGCCAGGGACAGCAGCTTCAGGATCGCCTCATCGTCGTACCCAATCACTTCCACCGTGGCCCCGGGGTAGGCCCCGCCGGGCCTGATCCTGGGCGACCATGGCCCGCAGCATCTCCTGGGGCGTCAAGGCCCGCTTGGGCAAGTTGAGGCGAGGCTTGGCCGGAGGCGGGTCCGGCGTCGGGCTCTGGGATGGATTCGGCGGCTTGGCTTCCTGCCCGGAAAGGCAGGCCGCCACCAGGAGGGCCCACAAAGCTCGCATGACTCAGGGATGGCGCGTGACGGGCGAAGGTTCCTTGACCCAGGCCCCGTGCCAGCAGGCGGGGGCTACTTCTTGACGGCCCCTTCGATGAACGCTGAAACATCCTTCTTGAGCTGGACCAGACTCTTCTCGTCGATGTACATCATGTGCCCAGCCTCATAGAAGCCGAGACTGATGCGGGCATGGGCCGCGGGATCCAGGCGCATGTGCGAGAGGGTGTACTGGGTGGCGAAGTAGGGCGTGGCGACATCGTAGTACCCGTTGGCCACGAACAGCTTCATGAACGGATTCTTGGCGAAGGCCTGGCGCAGGGCGTCGCTGGTGTCGGCGTAGCGGCCATTGGCGCCCCAGTCCCAGCGCCCAACGCCGCCGCCGAGGATGAAGTATTCCTGGTCCGATGTGTAGCCCAGTTCGCGGCGGACATAATCGTTGAAGGCGGCGGTGTAGGGCGGGCGGATGGCCGTCATGCTGGGATCGAATTCCGGGGAATCGGAGACGCCGCTCGCATCCACGCCCTTGAAGCGGCTGTCCAGGCGGCCCACCACGCGATCTTCGGCACGGAGCAGTTCCTTGTAGAAGGTGCTGTCCTGGATGCGGAGGTTGGCGCGGAGGACAAAGGCCTTGTCGAGGCCCGTGAGCCGGGCGAGCTGCGTGGCGATGGCCTCGCGCTCGGCCGCCGACAGGGCATCTCCCTTGTTGAGCGCCGTGGTGTAGGCGCCTGCGGCGAAGGCTTCGGCCTCGCGGAGGGTGGCCTGCAGATCCTTCTGAAGCTCGGGCGCGAGGCGATGGTGGTAGTAGGCCGTGGCCGTGTAGGTAGGCAGGTAGAGCGGGTAGGGCAGGTCGTTGCCCACGGCGAAGGCGTGGGTTTGGAAGTTGAGGATGGCGCTCACGAGCACGATGCCGTTGAAGGCGATGCCTTTTTCGATGAGGTGGCCGGAGAGGCCTGCGGCGCGGGTGGTGCCGTAGCTCTCGCCCACGAGGAAGAGGGGAGAGCTCCAGCGGTTGGCGCGGCCCAGGTAGAGGCGGATGAATTCGCCCACGCTTTCGATGTCGCCCCTCACGCCGTGGAATTGGGAGGCGAGCTCCGGTTTGGCCGCGCGGCTGTAGCCCGTCCCCACGGGATCGATGAAGACCAGGTCGGTCTGATCCAGCCAGGTGGCGGGGTTGTCCACCACCTGGTAGGGCGGTGCGGGCATGAACCCTTCAGACCCCATCCTCACCCGACGGGGGCCGAGGGCGCCCAGATGCAGCCAGACGCTGGCGGAACCCGGCCCGCCGTTGAAGCTGAACATGAGCGGACGCTTCGAGGCTTCGGCGCCATCCAGCGTGTAGGCCATGTAGAAGACATCGGCTTCCTTCTCGCCCGCGGCGTTCTTCAGGGGCATGAGACCCGTGGTCACCGTGTATTTCAGGGTCTTGCCACCCAGGGCCAGGGTGTGGGAGGTCACCGTGGGCTTCTCGTCGGCCTTCACCTCGCCTTTGACGTCGGCCTGCTTGTCCGCGGGCTTCCCTGGTACCTGGGCGACGAGGGCGGGGAGGCAGAGCAGACTCAAGGCTGCGCGCATGGGGGCTCCTCAGGGGTGGATGGCCGCCTTGGGGGAAGGGGCGCGGCCGGGGGAGGGCGCGCCTGTGGCTGGACCGGAGGCGCCGAGGCTGAGATCCAGCAGATGGGTCAGTTTGACGTTGCCCATGGCGCCGAGCATCGAAGCCTTCAGCCGCGGGATGGTGGTCTCCATGGAGGCGACGAGCTCCTTCACCTGCTTGCGCCGGCTCTCCAGGCTGGAGCAGCCGCAAAGCGGGCAGCCGCAGGGCACGATGGGAAAGCCGCGCAGCCAGGCGTAGCGCTGCAGGTCCTTTTCCTCGCAGGTGCCCAGGGGGCGTATGACCGTGTTGGCGCCGTCATCGCTGACCAGACGCAGGGGCATGGTGCTGAGTCGGCCCTCGAAGAACAGGTTGATGAGCAGGGTCTCGATGAGATCGTCCAGATGGTGCCCAAGGGCGATCTTGGTGAAGCCCTGCTGCTTGGCGAAGGAATAGAGCACCCCGCGCCGCAGCCGCGAGCAGATGATGCAGGGCAGCTCTTCCGGCTTGGCGCGCACCATCTTGTCGATGGGCGCCGGGATGAGGTGGTGGGGCACGCCCAGGCCCTCGCAGGTTTCAGCGATGGGATCGGGATTGAACTGGGGGAATCCGGGGTCGACGGTGGCCGCCTCCACGGTGAACGTGACGGGAGCGCGCCTGCGCAGGCGCTCCAGGACATCCAGCAGCGCCCAGGAATCCTTGCCGCCGCTCACGGCCACCAGGATGCGGTCGCCGTCCTCGATGAGCCGGTGCTGGGCATTGGCTTCACCCAGCCGCCGCGCGATCTTGCGCTCCAGCTGGGGAAGGGTCTTGAGGTCCTCCTCCGTGGGCGGCAGGGCCAGGCTGGGGAGGGCGCAGGGGTTGCTCAAATGACGCCGCAGGCCTTCCGCTCGCCGCGGATCAATTGGCCCTGGACGTCTTTCACGTACTCGGGACAGGTGCAGTCGGGACAGCTGTTGCTGGAGGTTTCGGAGCAAAGATCGGCGAAGGTGACCTTCTCCATGAAGGCGGAGATGTGATCGGAAAGGCGGTTCCAGAGCAGGCGGCTCATGCGCTCGTCAGCCATCAGGGCCTTGTTGGCTGCCTTGGGGTCTTCCTTCGCCACGGCGTAGAAGCTGCTGTCGGTCAGGCGCAGCACCTCGCCCACGCTCACCTGGTTGCAGGGCCGGGTGAGGATGTAGCCGCCCTTGGGGCCGCGAACGCTGGCCACCACGCCAGCCTTTTTCAACTTGTTGAAGATCTGCTCGAGAAAGGGCAGGGAGAGCTTCTGTCGCTCAGCGATCACGTGCAAAGGCACGGGCTGGCCGTGGCTGTGGTGGGCCAGGTCGAACAGGGCCTGCATGCTGTACCTGCCACGGGCAGAAATCTTCACGAGGGCTTCTCCAGGGCTCCAGGCTAGTATTCTTGATCGATTGAGTCAAGTTTAGGGGCGCTGCTAGAGTGAGGGGCAGGAGACCCCGATGAAACCTGTGTTTCCAGCTCTGGGCGCCCTGCCTCTTGGCACCCTGGTGGCGATGGCTCAGACCCCCGTAGGGGTGGCTTCGCCCCCGGGAAAGCTGCCCGCGGGACCTCTGCTGGACACCCGGGACAGCAAGGCCCTGCTGTTGGGTGAAACCACGGCCCAGGCCATCCTGGCTCACCGAACGGTGTTCCGGGACAACCTGGCCAAGCTGAGACTCAGCGACGAGCTGAAAGCGCGCTGGAAGGCCGTTCAGCGGCCCTTCACCTTGGTGGCGGTGTTTGGTTCCTGGTGCGGCGACAGCCACCGCGAGCTCCCCGAACTGCTGGCC
This sequence is a window from Geothrix sp. PMB-07. Protein-coding genes within it:
- the ttcA gene encoding tRNA 2-thiocytidine(32) synthetase TtcA, which gives rise to MSNPCALPSLALPPTEEDLKTLPQLERKIARRLGEANAQHRLIEDGDRILVAVSGGKDSWALLDVLERLRRRAPVTFTVEAATVDPGFPQFNPDPIAETCEGLGVPHHLIPAPIDKMVRAKPEELPCIICSRLRRGVLYSFAKQQGFTKIALGHHLDDLIETLLINLFFEGRLSTMPLRLVSDDGANTVIRPLGTCEEKDLQRYAWLRGFPIVPCGCPLCGCSSLESRRKQVKELVASMETTIPRLKASMLGAMGNVKLTHLLDLSLGASGPATGAPSPGRAPSPKAAIHP
- a CDS encoding Rrf2 family transcriptional regulator; this encodes MKISARGRYSMQALFDLAHHSHGQPVPLHVIAERQKLSLPFLEQIFNKLKKAGVVASVRGPKGGYILTRPCNQVSVGEVLRLTDSSFYAVAKEDPKAANKALMADERMSRLLWNRLSDHISAFMEKVTFADLCSETSSNSCPDCTCPEYVKDVQGQLIRGERKACGVI
- a CDS encoding S10 family peptidase, which gives rise to MRAALSLLCLPALVAQVPGKPADKQADVKGEVKADEKPTVTSHTLALGGKTLKYTVTTGLMPLKNAAGEKEADVFYMAYTLDGAEASKRPLMFSFNGGPGSASVWLHLGALGPRRVRMGSEGFMPAPPYQVVDNPATWLDQTDLVFIDPVGTGYSRAAKPELASQFHGVRGDIESVGEFIRLYLGRANRWSSPLFLVGESYGTTRAAGLSGHLIEKGIAFNGIVLVSAILNFQTHAFAVGNDLPYPLYLPTYTATAYYHHRLAPELQKDLQATLREAEAFAAGAYTTALNKGDALSAAEREAIATQLARLTGLDKAFVLRANLRIQDSTFYKELLRAEDRVVGRLDSRFKGVDASGVSDSPEFDPSMTAIRPPYTAAFNDYVRRELGYTSDQEYFILGGGVGRWDWGANGRYADTSDALRQAFAKNPFMKLFVANGYYDVATPYFATQYTLSHMRLDPAAHARISLGFYEAGHMMYIDEKSLVQLKKDVSAFIEGAVKK
- a CDS encoding thioredoxin family protein, with protein sequence MKPVFPALGALPLGTLVAMAQTPVGVASPPGKLPAGPLLDTRDSKALLLGETTAQAILAHRTVFRDNLAKLRLSDELKARWKAVQRPFTLVAVFGSWCGDSHRELPELLALEAEPNPFIEVHYLGVNRDKVLSPKAWPKGCLSQGVDRVPTFFLFATRPGGTQRLVGAVVETPPKKGQPMAEALVELLEAGLRSN
- a CDS encoding TetR/AcrR family transcriptional regulator, which translates into the protein MPRTAQPTRDRIIEAASKLFYSEGIGGVSVDAVAERAGVTKRTLYYHFLSKDDLIAAYLEGRDQPNLALMARWFKEAEGGPATKAQAIFIHLAKAARHPKWKGCGFLRTIAELAAMPGHPAVKIGARHKRSFETWLAREFADQGEDTAAELARHIVILLDGAFSAALTHRDAAYLEAAGRAANQLVASAQAGRKRRR